A section of the Roseomonas marmotae genome encodes:
- a CDS encoding LpxI family protein, whose product MASSAQILARLGGREPVGGPLGIVAGSGLLPQRAAASAAAAGRPVHVVVLEGFANPADYAAYPHIVCRMGAAGRMLDWLRAAGVKDLILAGAVRRPSFLSLRPDAGAARLLPRVGMKAFGGDDSLLTAVVQVLREEGFNPLEARQVLAEVMVDRPGVLTVARPDEQAALDIRRGLHVLRVIGAADIGQGCVVQQGLVLAVEAIEGTDAMLARAGTLRREGPGGVFVKVMKPGQDRRADLPTIGPDTVAAAAAAGLRGIAIQADGTIVIDRAATVAAAEAAGMFLLALDPFAPEWAPIQQEESPV is encoded by the coding sequence ATGGCCAGCTCGGCTCAGATCCTGGCCAGGCTGGGAGGGCGGGAGCCGGTCGGCGGACCTCTGGGTATCGTGGCGGGCAGCGGGCTGCTGCCGCAGCGCGCTGCGGCTTCGGCCGCGGCTGCCGGCCGGCCAGTGCATGTCGTGGTGCTGGAAGGCTTCGCCAACCCGGCCGATTACGCCGCCTATCCCCATATCGTCTGCCGTATGGGCGCCGCAGGGCGCATGCTGGACTGGCTGCGCGCGGCGGGGGTGAAAGACCTCATCCTGGCCGGCGCGGTACGGCGCCCCAGCTTCCTCTCCCTGCGGCCCGATGCCGGCGCGGCGCGGCTGCTGCCGCGCGTCGGCATGAAGGCCTTCGGCGGCGACGATTCGCTGCTGACCGCCGTGGTGCAGGTATTGCGGGAAGAGGGCTTCAACCCGCTGGAGGCCCGCCAGGTGCTCGCCGAGGTGATGGTCGACAGGCCAGGCGTGCTGACCGTGGCGCGGCCGGATGAGCAGGCTGCGCTGGACATCCGGCGCGGTCTGCATGTGTTGCGCGTGATTGGCGCCGCCGATATCGGGCAGGGCTGCGTGGTGCAGCAGGGGCTGGTGCTGGCGGTGGAGGCCATCGAGGGCACCGACGCCATGCTCGCCCGCGCCGGGACGCTGCGGCGGGAGGGCCCCGGCGGCGTCTTCGTCAAGGTGATGAAGCCCGGGCAGGATCGCCGGGCGGACCTCCCGACCATCGGCCCGGATACCGTGGCCGCCGCCGCCGCGGCCGGGCTGCGCGGCATCGCCATCCAGGCGGATGGCACCATCGTCATCGACCGTGCCGCGACCGTCGCCGCCGCCGAGGCGGCCGGGATGTTCCTGTTGGCGCTGGACCCGTTCGCCCCGGAATGGGCGCCCATACAGCAAGAGGAGAGTCCGGTATGA
- the lpxD gene encoding UDP-3-O-(3-hydroxymyristoyl)glucosamine N-acyltransferase, translating into MLVDPRFHPAAGPFSLARLAEASGARAVGDESRQLHGIAPLAAAEPEAVSFLDGRRNLPALRASRAGAVVLSEAFLPSLPEGAAALVTPMPHLAFARIAALFHPAPDLVPGIHPTAVVAGDAEIGEGCEIGPYAIIGAGVRLGARCRVGTHAVIGPGCVFGDDCRLFPHASVSHCLAGNRVTLHQGSRVGQEGFGFTPTPEGRYVTIPQLGRVLLGDDVEVGANSCIDRGTMDDTVIGPGTRLDNLVQIGHNVVTGRGCVIVSQVGISGSTTLGDYVTLAGQAGLAGHIRVGSRARIGAQAGVLSDVPDGMDMMGTPAMPLRDSLRASVHLRKIGARGGKPATAQSGRNRPEDTD; encoded by the coding sequence ATGCTGGTGGATCCGCGCTTTCATCCCGCCGCCGGGCCTTTCAGCCTGGCGCGCCTGGCCGAGGCCTCGGGTGCCCGGGCGGTGGGTGACGAGTCGCGGCAGCTGCATGGCATTGCGCCGCTGGCCGCGGCGGAGCCGGAAGCGGTTTCCTTCCTCGATGGACGCCGCAACCTGCCCGCCCTGCGGGCCAGCCGCGCCGGCGCCGTTGTGCTGAGCGAGGCTTTTCTGCCGTCGCTTCCCGAGGGCGCCGCGGCCCTGGTCACGCCCATGCCGCATCTGGCTTTCGCCCGCATCGCGGCACTGTTCCATCCTGCCCCGGACCTGGTGCCGGGCATCCACCCGACCGCCGTGGTGGCGGGGGATGCCGAGATCGGCGAGGGCTGCGAGATCGGGCCTTACGCCATCATCGGTGCCGGTGTGCGGCTGGGCGCCCGATGCCGGGTGGGCACGCATGCCGTGATCGGCCCTGGCTGCGTCTTCGGTGACGACTGCCGCCTGTTTCCGCATGCCAGCGTCAGTCATTGCCTCGCCGGGAACCGCGTCACGCTGCATCAGGGCTCGCGCGTCGGGCAGGAGGGCTTCGGTTTCACGCCTACGCCGGAGGGGCGTTACGTCACCATCCCCCAGCTTGGCCGGGTGCTGCTGGGTGATGATGTGGAGGTGGGCGCCAATAGCTGCATTGACCGTGGTACCATGGACGATACAGTGATCGGTCCGGGCACGCGGCTCGACAATCTTGTGCAGATCGGCCACAACGTGGTGACTGGACGAGGCTGTGTGATCGTGTCGCAGGTCGGCATCTCCGGCTCCACCACCCTGGGCGACTATGTCACCCTGGCAGGGCAGGCCGGTCTGGCCGGTCACATCAGGGTCGGCTCCCGGGCACGGATTGGTGCCCAGGCGGGGGTGCTGTCCGATGTGCCTGACGGCATGGATATGATGGGCACGCCCGCCATGCCCTTGCGCGACTCCCTCCGCGCCTCTGTTCACCTACGCAAGATCGGCGCCCGCGGGGGGAAGCCTGCGACGGCGCAAAGCGGCCGCAACCGGCCCGAAGACACGGACTGA
- the uppS gene encoding polyprenyl diphosphate synthase → MCAASGAASAINDGTSSGVPVHVGIIMDGNRRWARARGLPAALGHKAGADAVRRTVEAAAKSGIGWLTLFAFSSENWQRSEEEVRDLTGLLRFYLRHEIAALHRNKVRLRVIGDRNRFGPETVAAIREAEALTAGNTGLNLTVALSYGSRAEIVTATRTLAQEIAAGRLAPDAVDEEMLERCLSTHGMPDPDLIIRTSGEQRLSNFLLWQAAYAELWFTETLWPDFGAAQLAEAVACYARRERRYGAG, encoded by the coding sequence ATGTGTGCGGCGTCCGGAGCGGCCTCGGCGATCAATGACGGCACGTCCTCGGGCGTCCCTGTGCATGTCGGCATTATCATGGACGGCAACCGGCGCTGGGCAAGGGCGCGCGGCCTCCCCGCCGCACTGGGCCACAAGGCCGGCGCCGATGCCGTGCGCCGCACTGTCGAGGCGGCGGCCAAGTCCGGGATCGGCTGGCTGACCCTCTTCGCCTTCTCCTCCGAGAACTGGCAGAGGTCGGAGGAGGAGGTGCGGGACCTGACGGGCCTGCTGCGCTTCTACCTCCGGCACGAGATCGCCGCGTTGCACCGCAACAAGGTGCGGCTGCGCGTGATCGGTGACCGTAACCGCTTCGGGCCCGAGACGGTGGCGGCGATCCGCGAGGCCGAGGCACTGACGGCCGGCAATACGGGCCTGAACCTCACCGTCGCCCTCTCCTATGGCAGCCGGGCCGAGATCGTCACGGCCACCCGCACCCTGGCGCAGGAGATCGCCGCCGGCCGGCTGGCGCCGGACGCGGTGGACGAGGAGATGCTGGAGCGCTGCCTCTCCACCCACGGCATGCCGGACCCCGACCTGATCATCCGCACCTCGGGCGAGCAGCGGCTCTCCAATTTCCTGCTCTGGCAGGCGGCCTATGCCGAACTGTGGTTCACCGAGACGCTCTGGCCTGACTTCGGCGCGGCCCAGCTGGCCGAGGCCGTGGCCTGTTATGCGCGCCGGGAGCGGCGCTACGGCGCGGGTTGA
- the lpxA gene encoding acyl-ACP--UDP-N-acetylglucosamine O-acyltransferase has product MPDQVTSFSQGIDPSAVIHPTAVVAEGARIGPGCRIGPWCVISSDAVLEEGVTLTSHVVIDGQVHLGAGVQVMSFASIGLPPQDLKYRGEPTRVEIGPRTIIREHATIHRGSVGGHGVTRVGADCLIMCVAHIGHDCVLDHHVILANNVMLGGHVQIGDTVFVGGGAAIHQFVRIGRQVVVGGMSGVEGDVIPFGAVMGNRARLTGLNLIGLKRRGFPRSQINTLRAAYRALFRSPGVFDDRVAGVEAQHGADPVVQEILAFVRADSHRGLCRAGREVVEDEDTAEAS; this is encoded by the coding sequence GTGCCTGATCAGGTGACCAGCTTCTCGCAGGGTATTGATCCCAGCGCCGTCATTCATCCGACCGCCGTCGTGGCCGAGGGCGCGCGCATCGGCCCGGGCTGCCGCATCGGCCCCTGGTGCGTCATCAGCTCCGATGCGGTGCTGGAGGAAGGCGTCACCCTGACCTCCCATGTCGTGATCGACGGGCAGGTGCATCTCGGTGCCGGCGTGCAGGTCATGTCCTTCGCCAGCATCGGCCTGCCGCCGCAGGACCTGAAATACCGGGGCGAGCCGACGCGGGTCGAGATCGGCCCCCGCACCATCATCCGCGAGCATGCCACCATCCATCGCGGCAGCGTGGGTGGCCATGGGGTGACGCGCGTCGGCGCCGATTGCCTGATCATGTGCGTCGCCCATATCGGGCATGACTGCGTGCTCGACCACCATGTGATCCTGGCCAACAACGTCATGCTGGGCGGGCATGTGCAGATCGGCGATACCGTCTTCGTCGGCGGCGGCGCGGCGATCCACCAGTTCGTGCGTATCGGCCGCCAGGTGGTGGTGGGTGGCATGAGCGGCGTGGAGGGGGATGTCATTCCCTTCGGTGCCGTCATGGGCAACCGCGCGCGACTGACCGGCCTGAACCTGATCGGCCTGAAGCGCCGCGGCTTCCCGCGCAGCCAGATCAATACGCTGCGCGCCGCCTACCGCGCCCTGTTCCGCTCCCCCGGCGTCTTCGATGACCGCGTGGCCGGCGTCGAGGCGCAACATGGCGCCGACCCGGTGGTGCAGGAGATCCTGGCCTTCGTCCGTGCCGACAGCCACCGTGGCCTCTGCAGGGCCGGGCGGGAAGTCGTGGAAGACGAGGACACGGCGGAGGCCAGCTGA
- the dxr gene encoding 1-deoxy-D-xylulose-5-phosphate reductoisomerase, translating to MPRTVTILGSTGSVGRSTVSLLEAAPPGEFEVVALVAGRDAAALAAQARRLRPRIAVLADPAAGPALEAALAGSGIATGCGRDAVLAAAALEAGWTMAAIVGAAGLEPTLAALGRGGTLALANKEALVCAGHLVLAAARASGATLLPVDSEHNAIFQVLDSRDPAAVEKIILTASGGPFRQASLERMASVTPEEAVRHPVWSMGAKISVDSATMMNKGLELIEAARIFPVPEERIEVLVHPQSAVHGLVQYADGSLLAQLGTPDMRTPIAHALAWPRRMTVDVPRLDLAALAKLEFYAPDTQSFPALRLARQALQAGPGATTILNAANEIAVGLFLERRLGFLGIAAVVEESLAALGSPEVPDLAAVLALDAAARQDAAARAASLKA from the coding sequence ATGCCCCGCACGGTCACCATTCTCGGCAGCACGGGCTCGGTCGGGCGCAGCACCGTTTCGCTTCTGGAAGCCGCGCCGCCCGGTGAATTCGAAGTTGTGGCGCTGGTCGCCGGCCGCGACGCCGCGGCGCTGGCGGCACAGGCCCGCCGGCTGCGGCCGCGCATCGCCGTGCTGGCCGATCCGGCCGCCGGCCCGGCGCTGGAGGCCGCCCTGGCGGGTAGTGGCATCGCCACAGGCTGCGGGCGTGATGCGGTGCTGGCCGCCGCGGCCCTGGAGGCCGGCTGGACCATGGCCGCCATCGTCGGCGCGGCCGGGCTGGAACCGACCCTGGCCGCGCTGGGGCGTGGCGGTACCCTGGCCCTGGCCAATAAGGAAGCCCTGGTCTGCGCAGGCCATCTGGTGCTGGCCGCCGCGCGGGCCTCGGGCGCCACGCTGCTGCCGGTGGATTCCGAGCACAACGCCATCTTCCAAGTGCTCGACAGCCGCGACCCGGCGGCGGTGGAGAAGATCATCCTCACCGCCTCCGGCGGCCCGTTCCGTCAGGCCAGCCTGGAGCGGATGGCCAGCGTGACGCCGGAGGAGGCGGTACGCCATCCCGTCTGGTCCATGGGCGCGAAGATCAGCGTCGACTCCGCCACCATGATGAACAAGGGGCTGGAGCTGATCGAGGCCGCCCGCATCTTCCCGGTGCCGGAGGAGCGGATCGAGGTGCTGGTGCATCCGCAATCGGCGGTGCATGGCCTCGTGCAGTATGCGGATGGCTCGCTTCTGGCGCAGCTGGGCACGCCGGATATGCGGACCCCCATCGCGCATGCCCTGGCCTGGCCTCGCCGGATGACGGTGGACGTGCCGCGCCTGGACCTGGCGGCCCTGGCCAAGCTGGAGTTTTACGCCCCGGATACGCAGAGCTTCCCTGCGTTGCGGTTGGCGCGGCAGGCCTTGCAGGCAGGGCCGGGCGCCACCACCATCCTGAATGCCGCTAACGAGATTGCGGTCGGGCTGTTCCTGGAACGGCGCCTTGGCTTCCTCGGGATTGCCGCGGTGGTCGAGGAAAGCCTGGCGGCCCTCGGTTCGCCCGAGGTGCCTGATCTCGCGGCCGTGCTGGCTTTGGACGCTGCGGCGCGGCAGGATGCCGCTGCCCGGGCAGCGAGCCTGAAGGCCTGA
- a CDS encoding phosphatidate cytidylyltransferase: MSTTEAEAQTKRWRDLKKRAISAAVLGPGALLCIWLGALPWTALMAVAIAGLVWEWVHLCGLRNRALPGAAVPAAVFVACALAVFGMTVPALVLLALGFVATWAGAGWLRRRDGRPAPAGWLAFGVLYIGIAGISLIELRHDNEAGRDNVLFLIAVVWASDIGAYMFGRMLGGPKLAPSISPGKTWSGAIGGLVCTMVIGALVAGWTTPYPDDMGKAAVIAALLGVATQAGDLFESAFKRRFGVKDSSALIPGHGGLLDRLDGLLAAAPVAALLAFGVGYGVVLWR; encoded by the coding sequence ATGTCGACCACGGAGGCCGAGGCGCAGACCAAACGCTGGCGGGACCTGAAGAAGCGCGCCATTTCCGCCGCTGTGCTGGGGCCGGGCGCCTTGCTCTGCATCTGGCTGGGGGCGCTGCCCTGGACGGCGCTCATGGCCGTGGCCATCGCCGGGCTGGTCTGGGAATGGGTGCATCTCTGCGGGCTCCGCAACCGGGCGCTTCCCGGAGCGGCGGTTCCAGCGGCGGTTTTCGTGGCCTGTGCCCTCGCGGTCTTCGGCATGACCGTGCCGGCGCTGGTGCTGCTGGCGCTGGGCTTCGTGGCGACCTGGGCCGGTGCCGGCTGGCTGCGGCGGCGGGACGGGCGGCCGGCTCCCGCGGGCTGGCTGGCCTTCGGCGTGCTCTATATCGGTATCGCCGGCATCAGCCTGATCGAGCTTCGGCACGACAATGAGGCCGGCCGCGACAATGTCCTCTTCCTGATCGCGGTCGTCTGGGCCAGCGACATCGGCGCCTATATGTTCGGCCGCATGCTGGGCGGGCCGAAGCTGGCGCCTTCCATCTCCCCCGGCAAGACCTGGTCTGGGGCCATTGGCGGGCTGGTCTGCACCATGGTCATCGGCGCCCTCGTCGCCGGCTGGACCACGCCCTATCCCGACGACATGGGCAAGGCCGCCGTGATCGCTGCCCTGCTGGGCGTGGCGACGCAGGCGGGCGACCTGTTCGAGAGCGCCTTCAAGCGCCGCTTCGGCGTCAAGGACAGTTCCGCCCTCATCCCCGGCCATGGCGGCTTGCTGGACCGGCTGGACGGGCTGCTGGCGGCCGCGCCGGTTGCGGCGCTGCTGGCCTTCGGCGTCGGCTATGGCGTGGTGCTCTGGCGCTGA
- the fabZ gene encoding 3-hydroxyacyl-ACP dehydratase FabZ, with the protein MDQQEQTAAEGAGETRIEAIDIARIMAAIPHRYPLLLVDRMVDVVLGESAIGIKNVTINENFFQGHFPSHPVMPGVLIVEAMAQTSGVLVVETLGPSARGKLVYFMSIENAKFRRPVVPGDQLRIHVNKERQRGNVWKFNSVARVDGVAVAEATITAMIMDR; encoded by the coding sequence ATGGACCAGCAAGAACAGACAGCCGCCGAAGGCGCGGGCGAAACACGGATCGAGGCGATCGACATCGCCCGTATCATGGCGGCGATCCCGCATCGCTACCCGCTGCTGCTGGTCGACCGCATGGTCGATGTCGTGCTGGGCGAGAGCGCCATCGGCATCAAGAACGTCACCATCAACGAGAATTTCTTCCAGGGCCACTTCCCGTCCCACCCGGTCATGCCGGGCGTGCTGATCGTGGAGGCCATGGCGCAGACCTCCGGCGTGCTGGTGGTGGAGACGCTGGGCCCCTCGGCCCGCGGCAAGCTGGTTTATTTCATGAGTATCGAGAACGCGAAGTTCCGCCGGCCGGTCGTGCCGGGCGATCAGCTGCGCATCCACGTCAATAAAGAGCGGCAGCGGGGCAATGTCTGGAAGTTCAACAGCGTCGCCAGGGTGGATGGTGTAGCAGTGGCCGAGGCCACCATTACCGCCATGATCATGGACCGCTGA
- the bamA gene encoding outer membrane protein assembly factor BamA: MHATRALLLAATCLVPVVLPLSAEAQPQRNQPRRAAPAAQPAGEVIRDVQVRGNQRIETSTIRSYMLLQPGDRFDGDRQDRSLRTLFATGLFRDVQIGREGDSVVVTVQENPIVNQVVYEGNRKISDDNLRAETQLRARSVYTDAAAQADRTRLLELYARRGRFATRIEPKVIDRGNDRVDVVFEITEGDTALISRINFVGNDTFSDSRLKEVVTSREQAWYRPFSSSDTYEPERLNFDRELIRRYYQRNGFADIEVTNATAELAPDRSGFFVTYTIKEGPRYRVDSVEVNSTLRNVTAAQLRDQVEPNSGDWYNGDAVERTVQALSDSANLQGAPFVQVTERVTRNAEAGTVDIVFDVEEGPRSYVERIDITGNTRTQDRVIRRELRLAEGDAFNAAQVERSRQRIRDLGYFSPDVQITSTPGSQPDQVVLNTAVTERATGELTLGGGYSTDAGALADVGLRERNLLGTGIDARINSTIAQRRSQVDLSVTDPSFLDRNLAVGADLFYVVRDQREYSGYEERRVGGAIRAGYEFNERLRQSWAYTLSRRNVFNIDPLVSRFIREQAGVTWLSQVGQTLTYDTRDSRLDPRSGYVIRLGTDLAGLGGDVAFVRARLDGNYFIPFERWLGDPDYVLSISAGAGIIKSYADKPERIVDRFFLGGDNLRGFAVAGAGPRDLSLGTNDSLGGTKIWTQSTEMRFPLPLPSEIGLLGRAFVDVGSLSGVDGGPGVRDDSSPRVGVGVGISWRSPFGLINIDLAQAVVKKSYDETQVFRFGFGTRF, encoded by the coding sequence TTGCACGCCACACGCGCCCTTCTCCTCGCTGCCACCTGCCTCGTTCCGGTCGTGCTGCCGCTATCGGCGGAAGCACAACCGCAGCGCAACCAGCCAAGGCGTGCCGCGCCAGCGGCCCAGCCTGCGGGCGAGGTGATCCGCGACGTCCAGGTGCGCGGGAATCAGCGCATCGAGACCTCGACCATCCGCTCCTACATGCTGCTGCAGCCCGGCGACCGCTTCGACGGCGACCGCCAGGACCGCAGCCTGCGGACCCTTTTCGCCACCGGGCTGTTCCGCGACGTGCAGATCGGCCGCGAGGGCGACAGCGTCGTGGTGACGGTGCAGGAGAACCCGATCGTCAATCAGGTTGTCTATGAAGGAAATCGCAAGATTTCCGACGACAACCTGCGCGCGGAGACGCAGCTTCGCGCCCGCTCGGTCTATACCGATGCGGCGGCGCAGGCGGACCGCACCCGGCTGCTGGAGCTTTATGCCCGGCGTGGCCGCTTCGCCACGCGCATCGAGCCCAAGGTGATCGACCGCGGCAATGACCGCGTGGATGTGGTCTTCGAGATCACCGAGGGCGATACCGCCTTGATCTCCCGCATCAATTTCGTCGGCAACGACACCTTCTCCGACAGTCGCCTGAAGGAGGTCGTCACCTCCCGCGAGCAGGCCTGGTACCGCCCCTTCTCCTCCTCCGACACCTATGAGCCGGAGCGGCTGAACTTCGACCGCGAGCTGATCCGCCGCTACTATCAGCGCAACGGATTCGCCGATATCGAGGTGACCAACGCGACGGCCGAACTGGCGCCGGACCGCAGTGGCTTCTTCGTCACCTACACCATCAAGGAAGGCCCGCGGTACCGCGTCGACTCGGTGGAGGTGAACTCTACGCTCCGCAACGTCACCGCCGCCCAGCTGCGCGACCAGGTCGAGCCGAACTCCGGCGACTGGTATAACGGCGACGCGGTTGAGCGCACCGTGCAGGCGCTCTCCGACAGCGCGAACCTGCAGGGCGCCCCCTTCGTCCAGGTGACGGAGCGCGTGACGCGCAACGCCGAGGCCGGCACCGTCGATATCGTCTTCGATGTGGAGGAAGGCCCGCGCAGCTATGTCGAGCGCATCGACATCACCGGCAATACCCGTACCCAGGACCGCGTGATCCGCCGCGAGCTGCGGCTGGCCGAAGGCGATGCCTTCAATGCGGCGCAGGTGGAGCGCTCCCGCCAGCGCATCCGCGACCTCGGCTACTTCAGCCCGGATGTGCAGATCACCAGCACCCCTGGCTCACAGCCGGACCAGGTGGTTCTGAACACCGCGGTGACGGAGCGGGCGACCGGCGAGCTGACGCTGGGCGGCGGCTATTCGACCGATGCCGGCGCGCTGGCCGATGTGGGCCTGCGTGAGCGCAACCTGCTCGGCACCGGCATCGACGCGCGCATCAACAGCACCATCGCGCAGCGCCGCAGCCAGGTGGATCTCTCGGTCACCGATCCGTCCTTCCTCGACCGCAATCTCGCGGTCGGCGCGGACCTGTTCTATGTCGTGCGTGACCAGCGCGAATACTCGGGCTACGAGGAGCGCCGCGTCGGTGGCGCGATCCGCGCCGGTTATGAGTTCAATGAGCGCCTGCGGCAGTCCTGGGCCTATACGCTTTCCCGCCGCAACGTCTTCAACATCGATCCGCTCGTCAGCCGTTTCATCCGGGAGCAGGCTGGCGTCACCTGGCTGTCGCAGGTCGGCCAGACGTTGACCTACGATACCCGCGACTCGCGGCTCGATCCGCGCAGCGGCTATGTCATCCGGCTCGGCACCGACCTGGCCGGCCTGGGTGGCGATGTGGCCTTCGTGCGCGCCCGGCTGGACGGCAACTACTTCATTCCCTTCGAGCGTTGGCTGGGCGATCCGGATTACGTGCTGTCCATCTCCGCCGGCGCGGGCATCATCAAGAGCTATGCCGATAAGCCGGAGCGTATCGTCGACCGCTTCTTCCTGGGCGGCGACAACCTGCGCGGCTTCGCCGTTGCCGGCGCCGGCCCGCGCGACCTCAGCCTTGGCACCAACGATTCGCTAGGCGGCACCAAGATCTGGACGCAGAGCACGGAGATGCGCTTCCCGCTGCCGCTGCCTTCCGAGATCGGCCTGCTCGGCCGTGCCTTCGTCGATGTCGGCTCGCTGAGCGGCGTCGACGGCGGGCCTGGCGTCCGGGATGACTCCAGCCCCCGCGTGGGCGTGGGTGTCGGCATCTCCTGGCGCAGCCCCTTCGGCCTGATCAACATCGACCTGGCCCAGGCCGTGGTGAAGAAGTCCTACGACGAGACGCAGGTCTTCCGCTTCGGCTTCGGCACCCGGTTCTGA
- a CDS encoding OmpH family outer membrane protein: MARRATVALAAILLSTTWAGGAAMAQQQQDWFVPGQGQGGAQQQRPAQQPPRPAQQRPQQRVVQPNPAPLPPGEQPPAAVIGIVDVPEVQRQSSAFNHVREEIEKRRAKLNDDLQKEQARWRDEQQALAAQRASLSPEDLRTRERDLQDRVQDSQRIFRDRSRSIEQAAQGSLVEIEQALAVVIRQVAASRKVNLVLPRPLVIYNEPPFDLTPEVSAQLNKVLKSVTIAAEDAPPAAAPAGNTGQRTPAQDQQPRRN, encoded by the coding sequence ATGGCGCGACGCGCAACGGTCGCCCTGGCGGCGATTCTTCTTTCCACCACCTGGGCTGGCGGCGCCGCCATGGCTCAGCAGCAGCAGGACTGGTTCGTGCCCGGCCAGGGGCAGGGTGGCGCGCAGCAGCAGCGCCCGGCCCAGCAGCCTCCGCGCCCCGCGCAGCAGAGGCCGCAGCAGCGTGTCGTGCAGCCCAACCCGGCGCCCCTGCCGCCCGGCGAGCAGCCGCCGGCCGCTGTCATCGGTATTGTCGATGTGCCCGAGGTTCAGCGCCAGTCTTCCGCCTTCAACCATGTGCGGGAAGAGATCGAGAAGCGCCGGGCCAAGCTGAATGACGACCTGCAGAAGGAGCAGGCCCGCTGGCGTGACGAGCAGCAGGCTCTGGCCGCCCAGCGTGCCAGCCTCTCGCCCGAGGATTTGCGGACCAGGGAACGTGACCTGCAGGACCGCGTGCAGGACTCGCAGCGGATCTTCCGCGACCGCTCCCGCAGCATCGAGCAGGCGGCGCAGGGCAGCCTGGTGGAGATCGAGCAGGCGCTGGCGGTGGTGATCCGTCAGGTGGCCGCCAGCCGTAAGGTGAACCTGGTGCTGCCGCGCCCGCTGGTCATCTACAACGAGCCACCTTTCGATCTGACGCCCGAGGTTTCGGCTCAGCTCAACAAGGTGCTGAAGAGTGTGACCATTGCCGCCGAGGATGCGCCGCCTGCCGCGGCGCCTGCCGGCAACACTGGCCAGCGCACCCCGGCCCAGGACCAGCAGCCCCGGCGGAACTGA
- the rseP gene encoding RIP metalloprotease RseP, whose amino-acid sequence MDFLSDGLRTVISFIVVLGVLVFVHEMGHYLAARWRGVHVEVFSIGFGKVIRSWTDRVGTEWRLSWLPLGGFVKLHGQEGLDATPEQKARWLHGRTFHDKPVRDRAIVVAAGPIANFLLAALLFAGLYMTMGQPLPSATVGAVVEGSAAAQAGLQPGDRILALDGQEVARFEDVQRHIQARPGQPVELRINRAGDEQRLTATPTARESDGRAVGILGVTGGAPEFRRLDPFSALAAGVVQTWDIGAQTIAGIWEMITGSRGTEDLGGPLRIAQLSGQVAQLGIPSLITFIAVLSVNLGLINLFPIPVLDGGHLLFYAAEAVRGRPLPARAMEYGFRAGIAVLVALFVFTTWNDITRLAIFGWVARLFG is encoded by the coding sequence TTGGACTTCCTTTCAGACGGCCTGCGTACGGTCATCTCCTTCATCGTGGTGCTGGGCGTGCTCGTCTTCGTGCACGAGATGGGCCACTACCTCGCCGCGCGCTGGCGCGGCGTGCATGTCGAGGTCTTCTCGATCGGCTTCGGCAAGGTGATCCGTAGCTGGACGGACCGGGTCGGCACGGAATGGCGCCTTTCCTGGCTGCCGCTGGGCGGCTTCGTGAAGCTGCACGGGCAGGAGGGGCTGGATGCCACGCCCGAGCAGAAGGCGCGCTGGCTGCATGGCCGCACCTTCCACGACAAGCCAGTGCGGGACCGCGCCATCGTCGTCGCGGCCGGGCCCATCGCCAACTTCCTGCTGGCGGCGCTGCTCTTCGCCGGGCTCTACATGACCATGGGCCAGCCGCTGCCCAGCGCCACCGTGGGCGCGGTGGTGGAGGGCAGCGCAGCCGCCCAGGCCGGGCTGCAGCCCGGCGACCGCATCCTGGCGCTGGACGGCCAGGAGGTGGCGCGCTTCGAGGATGTGCAGCGCCATATCCAGGCGCGCCCCGGCCAGCCGGTCGAGCTCCGCATCAATCGCGCCGGGGACGAGCAGCGGCTGACCGCCACCCCCACCGCCCGCGAATCGGACGGGCGTGCCGTGGGTATCCTTGGCGTGACCGGCGGCGCGCCGGAGTTCCGGCGCCTCGACCCCTTCAGCGCGCTGGCGGCGGGCGTTGTCCAGACCTGGGACATCGGCGCCCAGACCATCGCCGGCATCTGGGAAATGATCACCGGCTCCCGGGGGACCGAGGATCTGGGCGGGCCGCTGCGTATCGCCCAGCTTTCCGGCCAGGTGGCGCAGCTGGGGATTCCCAGCCTGATCACCTTCATCGCGGTGCTCTCGGTAAATCTGGGCCTGATCAACCTCTTCCCCATCCCCGTCCTGGATGGCGGCCACCTCTTGTTCTACGCGGCTGAGGCCGTGCGGGGGCGCCCGCTTCCGGCCCGGGCCATGGAATACGGCTTCCGTGCCGGCATCGCCGTGCTGGTGGCGCTCTTCGTCTTCACGACCTGGAACGACATCACCCGGCTGGCCATCTTCGGCTGGGTCGCCCGCCTGTTCGGGTAA